The Vigna unguiculata cultivar IT97K-499-35 chromosome 6, ASM411807v1, whole genome shotgun sequence genome contains a region encoding:
- the LOC114188567 gene encoding uncharacterized protein LOC114188567 produces the protein MARTRGAHRGGSSSSHAEASEQEPRQRPTASVRRRGKGHRTESGPSSHGESGSSTSHGEVGPSLPTPTDIHEEQENIIHHEEVVAGQDHDVLGGFPGGPEDTSLLTGFADHVACAIWDGQDRVDMKLVSHGKKLKRFGVCHAAIQPFVQNSGLMPLCDIIYEYPDKGLILAFVERWHRETSSFHLPFFCCAPLVLTFRIGATIDVIAGHAISCNFCLIITFPAISTSLKRFTTISISLSMHNLGSDSFDEIFEKLNLVHII, from the exons ATGGCTAGGACAAGAGGAGCTCATCGTGGTGGCTCAAGTTCTTCACATGCTGAGGCTTCTGAGCAAGAGCCTAGGCAGAGACCTACTGCATCTGTTCGTAGAAGAGGTAAGGGTCATCGTACAGAGAGTGGTCCATCATCTCATGGGGAAAGTGGTTCATCAACTAGTCATGGAGAAGTTGGTCCATCATTACCAACTCCTACTGATATTCATGAGGAGCAAGAAAATATAATTCACCATGAGGAGGTTGTTGCCGGGCAGGACCACGATGTTTTAGGAGGATTTCCTGGAGGACCCGAGGATACATCTTTGTTGACCGGATTTGCTGATCATGTTGCATGTGCTATTTGGGATGGCCAG GACCGAGTGGACATGAAGTTAGTGTCCCATGGCAAGAAATTGAAAAGATTCGGAGTTTGTCATGCAGCTATTCAGCCATTTGTTCAAAATTCAGGGTTGATGCCACTATGTgatataatatatgaatatcCTGATAAGGGTTTGATACTAGCTTTTGTTGAGAGGTGGCATAGAGAGACCAGCAGCTTTCatcttccttttttttgttgtgCACCTTTGGTTTTAACTTTTCGCATTGGAGCCACCATTGATGTCATTGCAGGACACGCAATTTCATGTAACTTTTGTTTGATTATTACTTTTCCTGCAATATCGACTTCACTGAAACGATTCACAACCATATCAATTTCCTTGTCTATGCATAACCTAGGAAGCGATTCATTTGATGAAATATTTGAGAAGCTTAATCTAGTCCACATTATATGA
- the LOC114188807 gene encoding uncharacterized protein LOC114188807, with translation MSSLWGLTTAILIAIALLFAGSSSAGRDLRPSEHGLFFQASPPANSSPDMRSFFSTSKGSSASDFPPGNMTESLPPQWWGVGGARRSHVGQALMTASLVCGITGGILLVASALLYLFKHRKKPHQNESFRASNTNNNNCNNVSHNNSDNKLQLVAVARDG, from the coding sequence ATGTCGTCGCTCTGGGGACTCACCACCGCGATCCTCATCGCGATCGCGCTACTCTTCGCCGGAAGTTCCTCCGCCGGGCGAGATCTCCGGCCGTCGGAGCACGGCCTCTTCTTTCAGGCCTCGCCGCCGGCCAATTCCTCGCCGGATATGAGGTCCTTCTTCAGCACCAGCAAGGGCTCTTCTGCTTCCGACTTTCCACCCGGTAACATGACGGAGTCCCTTCCGCCGCAGTGGTGGGGAGTTGGCGGCGCCAGAAGAAGCCACGTGGGACAGGCGCTGATGACGGCGAGTCTGGTGTGCGGAATCACAGGTGGCATCCTGTTAGTGGCTTCGGCGCTGCTTTATTTGTTTAAGCACAGGAAAAAGCCGCACCAAAACGAATCGTTTCGTGCTTctaacactaataataataattgtaataatgtTAGTCACAATAATAGTGACAACAAGCTTCAATTAGTAGCAGTTGCGCGTGATGGTTGA